One genomic region from Stackebrandtia nassauensis DSM 44728 encodes:
- a CDS encoding helix-turn-helix domain-containing protein, producing MSSQEPQARQSPSLRRRRLGSTMRQLREEAMVSRELAGQQLDCSESKISRIENGDVRVNRRDLFALLDLYGVTDATVRDELRELAAQGGRRGGWWVKYNNEVAGSFRRFMELETVATSIRRVSVTAIPGILQTPEYAKSVIAATAPESTREDIERRLLMRAERQRRLAEPNPPNNWVILDEAVVRRQVGGPAVMAAQLRRLRSAAESSHLRVQLLPFENGAHEGMPGSFALMRFLPPDPDVVYSEGFAGEVILDDPEDLRSFSLRFDRLADTALSPERTSRFLERVIGEYS from the coding sequence ATGTCATCTCAGGAACCGCAGGCGCGTCAAAGCCCGTCATTGCGGCGGCGTCGCCTGGGCTCCACCATGCGCCAGTTGCGGGAGGAGGCAATGGTTTCGCGAGAACTGGCAGGTCAGCAACTCGACTGCTCGGAATCGAAGATTTCACGTATAGAGAATGGTGACGTCCGGGTCAACCGGCGCGATCTGTTCGCGCTGCTCGACCTGTACGGGGTCACCGACGCCACGGTGCGGGACGAGCTGCGGGAGCTGGCCGCCCAGGGCGGCAGGCGCGGCGGCTGGTGGGTCAAGTACAACAACGAGGTCGCCGGGAGCTTCCGGCGGTTCATGGAGCTGGAGACCGTGGCCACCTCGATCCGGCGGGTGTCGGTCACCGCGATCCCCGGCATCCTGCAGACGCCCGAGTACGCCAAGTCCGTCATCGCCGCCACCGCCCCGGAGTCCACTAGGGAGGACATTGAGCGGCGGCTGCTGATGCGCGCCGAGCGGCAGCGCCGGCTCGCCGAGCCCAACCCGCCGAACAACTGGGTGATCCTGGACGAGGCGGTGGTGCGCCGTCAGGTCGGCGGCCCGGCGGTGATGGCCGCGCAGCTGCGTCGGCTGCGCTCGGCGGCGGAGTCGTCACACCTTCGTGTTCAGCTGCTTCCCTTCGAAAACGGTGCGCACGAAGGGATGCCGGGTTCGTTCGCTTTGATGCGTTTCCTACCTCCCGATCCGGACGTTGTATACAGCGAGGGTTTCGCGGGCGAAGTCATCTTGGATGATCCTGAGGATCTGCGATCGTTTTCCCTCCGTTTCGATCGCCTCGCCGACACGGCCCTCAGTCCGGAGCGGACGTCGCGGTTCCTTGAACGGGTGATCGGGGAATACAGCTAG
- a CDS encoding M1 family metallopeptidase, whose protein sequence is MTYGAPPPGQPQQPPVPGPSDNPWAPPTQRSGPPDAVPNQQPQQPRQPAPQQPAAAPHIPAPRPPQTPTQPTPPGTTYGAPASPAQYGQPGQYGQPGQYGQPGQFGQPARFGMPQAPTPGFPPPGLPGQYPPGFPPPRATTSKRSIGLVALILAAVLLSGVSMILGFTLGGQGGKLAEGAIPAPAEGEAPSEAFIKEKSEVLLDESAEGLLDGDEDTWLSAYDSSIHDQMKKQYTSLKALQVSNFDYQIIGDPNGRDSEWTVKVGLNYCFGAKKGGKCAPTGMIFDTQWRWQDQELLATQVSESSTKPDESSQFSIGARPWEVEELKAEAGDRAVVAATDNASDDYDVKETLEIAEAAAENADKYAVYGKVDKYVIFLGDDADIAKWYGLGSGLPQQAIGFALPLPQIDKEGKPVPGGSEVVLFAERLKQIEKDFGKEGKEEFEATVRHELGHVATLHHSPPHTPKDQNADWWLSEGIAELIDHDPKEKIDDYPREKQAKEFLKSSSWDGELIAPEGNDPYGSAKYGVAFYWTYYLYDEYGKDKFMDFFERVARKGDDPEEAAKESFDKSYEDILKECKKYVKKEVL, encoded by the coding sequence GTGACCTATGGTGCGCCACCCCCCGGCCAACCCCAGCAGCCACCCGTCCCGGGTCCCAGTGACAACCCCTGGGCGCCCCCGACGCAGCGCTCGGGGCCACCCGACGCTGTCCCGAACCAGCAGCCACAACAGCCGCGGCAACCGGCTCCCCAGCAGCCCGCGGCGGCCCCGCACATCCCGGCACCCCGGCCGCCGCAGACCCCGACGCAGCCCACGCCCCCCGGCACGACGTACGGCGCCCCGGCCAGCCCGGCCCAGTACGGACAACCCGGGCAATACGGTCAGCCGGGACAGTACGGTCAGCCCGGCCAGTTCGGGCAACCCGCCCGGTTCGGCATGCCGCAGGCACCTACCCCCGGCTTCCCGCCGCCCGGACTGCCCGGCCAGTACCCGCCCGGCTTCCCGCCGCCGCGCGCCACGACGTCCAAACGCTCGATCGGCCTGGTCGCGCTGATCCTGGCGGCGGTGCTGCTGTCGGGTGTGTCGATGATCCTGGGCTTCACACTGGGCGGCCAGGGCGGCAAGCTCGCCGAGGGCGCCATCCCGGCACCGGCCGAGGGCGAGGCCCCGTCCGAGGCGTTTATCAAGGAGAAATCCGAGGTCCTGCTCGACGAATCCGCCGAGGGCCTGCTGGACGGCGACGAGGACACCTGGCTGTCGGCCTACGACAGCAGCATCCACGACCAGATGAAGAAGCAGTACACCTCGCTGAAGGCGCTGCAGGTCTCGAACTTCGACTACCAGATCATCGGCGACCCCAACGGCCGCGACTCGGAGTGGACCGTCAAGGTCGGCCTCAACTACTGCTTCGGCGCCAAGAAGGGCGGCAAGTGCGCCCCCACCGGGATGATCTTCGACACCCAGTGGCGCTGGCAGGACCAGGAACTGCTGGCCACCCAGGTCAGCGAGTCGTCCACCAAACCCGACGAGAGCTCGCAGTTCTCGATCGGCGCCCGTCCCTGGGAGGTCGAGGAGCTCAAGGCCGAGGCCGGTGACCGCGCCGTCGTGGCCGCCACCGACAACGCCTCCGACGACTACGACGTCAAGGAGACCCTCGAGATCGCCGAGGCGGCGGCCGAGAACGCCGACAAGTACGCCGTCTACGGCAAGGTCGACAAGTACGTGATCTTCCTGGGCGACGACGCCGACATCGCCAAGTGGTACGGGCTGGGTTCGGGTCTGCCGCAGCAGGCCATCGGCTTCGCGCTGCCGTTGCCGCAGATCGACAAGGAGGGCAAGCCGGTGCCGGGCGGCTCGGAGGTCGTCCTGTTCGCCGAGCGGCTCAAGCAGATCGAGAAGGACTTCGGCAAGGAAGGCAAGGAGGAGTTCGAGGCCACGGTGCGGCACGAACTGGGTCACGTGGCGACGCTGCACCACAGCCCGCCGCACACCCCCAAGGACCAGAACGCCGACTGGTGGCTGTCGGAGGGCATCGCCGAGCTGATCGATCATGATCCCAAGGAGAAGATCGACGACTACCCGCGCGAGAAGCAGGCCAAGGAATTCCTCAAGAGCAGCTCCTGGGACGGCGAGCTGATCGCGCCCGAGGGCAACGACCCGTACGGCTCCGCGAAGTACGGCGTCGCCTTCTACTGGACGTATTACCTGTACGACGAGTACGGCAAGGACAAGTTCATGGACTTCTTCGAGCGGGTGGCCCGCAAGGGCGACGACCCGGAGGAAGCCGCGAAGGAGTCCTTCGACAAGTCGTACGAGGACATCCTCAAAGAGTGCAAGAAATACGTGAAAAAAGAGGTGCTTTAG
- a CDS encoding helix-turn-helix domain-containing protein — MSTHSLLEEVKFLTVAEVAELMRVSKMTVYRLVHAGSLAAVRVGRSFRVPEHAVQEYLATTFRDDKRGV, encoded by the coding sequence ATGAGTACACACAGTCTGCTCGAAGAGGTCAAATTCCTGACCGTCGCCGAGGTGGCCGAACTCATGCGGGTGTCGAAGATGACCGTCTACCGCCTGGTTCACGCCGGCAGCCTCGCCGCGGTCCGGGTCGGCCGGTCGTTCCGGGTGCCGGAGCACGCCGTGCAGGAGTACCTGGCGACGACGTTCCGTGACGACAAACGCGGCGTCTAG
- a CDS encoding 30S ribosomal protein bS22, whose amino-acid sequence MGSVVKKRRKRMAKKKHRKLLRRTRVQRRRQGK is encoded by the coding sequence ATGGGCTCGGTCGTCAAGAAGCGGCGTAAGCGCATGGCCAAGAAGAAGCACCGCAAGCTGCTGCGGCGAACCCGCGTGCAGCGTCGCCGCCAAGGCAAGTAG
- a CDS encoding NAD-dependent epimerase/dehydratase family protein produces the protein MTPTTVLVTGADRYLAGRLVARLTADERVKRVFGIDTDSLDGNGDLSRILTEERVDTVVHAAVAASAVRAGGRTAQKESNVLGTMHLLAACQRAESVRRVVVKSSVAAYGASARDPAVFTEDTELRAAPRGEFASDVAEVEAYARGFARRRENASVTVLRLAPLLGPTSDTSLTRYFSLPVVPTVLGYDPRVQFLHIEDALDVLHKVTLDDHRAPRGRPDVYNVAGPGALLLSQSIRRAGRVAAPTPELLLRGFAAVAKGRGLVDFSLDQLDFLKFGRVVDCGHLTQTYRITPRPTSEAFDDFVTGHALMSVLGGESITGASARDKRSDSGR, from the coding sequence ATGACCCCCACGACCGTCCTGGTCACCGGTGCCGACCGGTATCTCGCCGGTCGATTGGTGGCGCGCCTGACGGCCGACGAACGGGTGAAACGGGTCTTCGGCATCGACACCGACTCCCTGGACGGCAACGGTGACCTCAGCCGGATCCTGACCGAAGAACGTGTCGACACCGTGGTGCACGCCGCCGTCGCCGCCTCGGCGGTGCGGGCCGGTGGTCGCACCGCTCAGAAGGAATCCAACGTCCTGGGCACGATGCACCTGCTGGCCGCGTGCCAGCGGGCCGAATCGGTGCGCCGGGTGGTCGTCAAGTCCTCGGTCGCCGCCTACGGCGCGTCGGCCCGCGACCCGGCGGTATTCACGGAGGACACCGAACTGCGGGCCGCGCCCCGGGGCGAGTTCGCCTCCGACGTCGCCGAGGTCGAGGCGTACGCGCGTGGTTTCGCGCGCCGCCGCGAGAACGCCTCGGTGACGGTGCTGCGGCTGGCGCCGCTGCTGGGGCCCACCTCCGACACCTCACTGACCCGGTACTTCTCGTTGCCGGTGGTGCCGACGGTGCTGGGCTACGACCCCCGGGTGCAGTTCCTGCACATCGAGGACGCGCTGGACGTGCTGCACAAGGTGACCCTGGACGACCACCGCGCCCCCCGCGGCCGTCCCGACGTCTACAACGTGGCCGGTCCCGGCGCGCTGCTGCTGTCGCAGTCGATCCGGCGGGCCGGGCGGGTCGCCGCGCCGACCCCGGAACTGCTGCTGCGCGGCTTCGCCGCCGTGGCGAAGGGCCGTGGCCTGGTGGACTTCTCGCTGGACCAGCTGGACTTCCTGAAGTTCGGCCGCGTCGTCGACTGCGGTCACCTGACCCAGACGTACCGGATCACCCCCCGGCCCACCAGCGAGGCCTTCGACGACTTCGTCACCGGGCACGCCCTGATGTCGGTGCTGGGCGGCGAGAGCATCACCGGTGCGTCCGCCCGCGACAAGAGGAGCGACAGTGGACGCTGA
- a CDS encoding lysophospholipid acyltransferase family protein, with product MDADRVAEALEELANLFTKRMTGDYEVDEFGFDAELTEQVAFRALRPLYRKWFRVETSGLDNVPDKGAALLVGNHSGTIAMDAMMVQLALFDEHPAQRHLRLLAADFVFKSPVLGEYARKLGATLASNTDAERLLGAGEVVGVFPEGTKGIGKPYWDRYKLQRFGRGGFVSTALRTGTPIIPVSIVGAEEIYPIIGDVPVLARLLKLPYFPITPTFPLLGPLGAVPLPSKWMIDFGEPIPTEGMAHLADDPLEVFNLADRVKETIAGTLRELLKRRGPAFQ from the coding sequence GTGGACGCTGACCGTGTGGCCGAGGCGCTGGAGGAACTGGCCAACCTGTTCACCAAGCGCATGACCGGCGACTACGAGGTCGACGAGTTCGGCTTCGACGCCGAGCTGACCGAGCAGGTCGCGTTCCGGGCGCTGCGGCCGCTGTACCGCAAGTGGTTCCGCGTCGAGACCTCCGGCCTGGACAACGTGCCCGACAAGGGCGCGGCACTGCTGGTGGGCAACCACTCCGGCACCATCGCCATGGACGCGATGATGGTGCAGCTGGCGCTGTTCGACGAACACCCCGCGCAGCGGCACCTGCGGCTGCTGGCCGCCGATTTCGTGTTCAAGTCGCCGGTGCTGGGCGAGTACGCCCGCAAACTGGGCGCGACGCTGGCCTCCAACACCGACGCCGAGCGGCTTTTGGGCGCAGGGGAGGTCGTCGGGGTGTTCCCCGAGGGCACCAAGGGCATCGGCAAGCCGTACTGGGATCGCTACAAGCTGCAACGCTTCGGGCGCGGCGGTTTCGTGTCGACGGCGCTGCGCACCGGCACCCCGATCATCCCGGTGTCGATCGTGGGCGCCGAGGAGATCTACCCGATCATCGGCGACGTGCCGGTGCTGGCGCGGCTGCTGAAGCTGCCGTACTTCCCCATCACCCCGACCTTCCCGCTGCTGGGCCCGCTGGGCGCGGTGCCGCTGCCCAGCAAGTGGATGATCGACTTCGGCGAGCCGATCCCCACCGAGGGGATGGCGCACCTGGCCGACGACCCGCTGGAGGTCTTCAACCTCGCCGACCGGGTCAAGGAGACCATCGCCGGGACCCTGCGTGAGCTGCTGAAGCGGCGCGGCCCCGCGTTCCAGTGA
- a CDS encoding DUF2516 family protein, with the protein MEINGFPAVLVIEGWTEFGISAVAALLSLAALLHCALQKPSAFPAVGPLTKGLWLGILAGCILLSMLGIGGGGVGAGLGLIGIIGLIASLVYLLDIRPAIRDLGSNPW; encoded by the coding sequence ATGGAGATCAACGGTTTCCCCGCGGTGCTCGTCATCGAAGGCTGGACGGAGTTCGGCATCTCGGCCGTCGCGGCGCTGCTGTCGCTGGCCGCCCTGCTGCACTGTGCGCTGCAGAAACCCTCGGCCTTCCCCGCTGTCGGGCCGCTCACCAAGGGCCTGTGGCTGGGCATCCTCGCCGGATGCATCCTGCTGTCGATGCTGGGCATCGGCGGGGGCGGCGTCGGGGCCGGGCTGGGTCTGATCGGCATCATCGGCCTGATCGCCTCACTGGTCTACCTGCTGGACATCCGCCCCGCGATCCGGGACCTCGGCTCGAACCCGTGGTGA
- a CDS encoding alpha/beta fold hydrolase — MVTTLVRGSGEPVTVFAHGLGADIADTRPLGSGVDGTKVFYTARAHDGVAVERFDYAVLAADLRAVADEHDATRALGVSMGAGALCHLIAETPDRFARLVFFLPAVVDEPRADVARLRLTALDEAVAHGDGDAAAALIAAELPASVRDTPAGRAYAAARAKILCQPSMRGIPARLAGQVAVADPAALSRVTAEALVLGCEGDAAHPAAVARRLAELLPSSRLHIFEDPNVMWTHRTELRERIGHFLNS, encoded by the coding sequence GTGGTGACCACCCTGGTGCGCGGCTCGGGCGAGCCGGTGACGGTGTTCGCCCACGGGCTGGGCGCCGACATCGCCGACACCCGGCCGCTGGGCAGCGGCGTGGACGGCACCAAGGTCTTCTACACCGCGCGCGCCCACGACGGCGTCGCCGTCGAACGCTTCGACTACGCCGTCCTGGCCGCCGACCTGCGGGCCGTGGCCGACGAGCACGACGCCACCCGGGCGCTGGGGGTGAGCATGGGCGCGGGCGCGCTGTGCCACCTGATCGCCGAGACCCCCGACCGCTTCGCCCGGCTGGTGTTCTTCCTGCCCGCCGTCGTCGACGAACCCCGCGCCGATGTGGCCCGGCTGCGGCTGACGGCCCTGGACGAGGCGGTCGCGCACGGCGACGGCGACGCGGCGGCCGCGCTCATCGCCGCCGAACTGCCCGCCTCGGTGCGCGACACCCCGGCCGGGCGCGCCTACGCCGCCGCGCGGGCCAAGATCCTGTGCCAGCCCAGCATGCGCGGCATCCCGGCCCGGCTGGCCGGACAGGTCGCGGTCGCCGATCCGGCCGCGCTGTCGCGGGTGACGGCCGAGGCACTGGTGCTGGGTTGCGAGGGCGACGCGGCGCATCCGGCGGCGGTCGCCCGGCGGCTCGCGGAACTGCTCCCGTCGTCACGGTTGCACATATTCGAGGACCCGAATGTGATGTGGACCCACAGAACTGAACTGCGCGAACGCATTGGACACTTTCTCAACTCGTGA
- a CDS encoding EI24 domain-containing protein — protein sequence MRDLAAGVRYLARGFGMWGRRPKLMLFGAIPALLAALLLLGALIGLGFGITDLTDWMTGFAESWPQWLETTIQVFAGVVIFALAIWLSILVFTTLTLLIGDPFYEKIAEAVDDELGGAPVVERGIWKAISISLRDNLRMLGKSIVIGVLLFALGFVPVVGTVLAIIIGALVGGWFLSVELSGYAFQRRGHRYPQYRRMLGRRRGLAIGLGTCVFLLFLIPLGAVLVMPAAVAGSTLLARDVLGENVQRPAQQPTHVPPPSNFYPPQR from the coding sequence ATGCGTGATCTGGCTGCCGGTGTGCGATACCTGGCCCGAGGCTTCGGTATGTGGGGCCGCCGTCCGAAACTGATGCTGTTCGGCGCGATCCCGGCACTGCTGGCGGCGCTGCTGTTGCTGGGCGCCCTGATCGGGCTGGGCTTCGGCATCACCGACCTGACCGACTGGATGACCGGCTTCGCCGAGAGCTGGCCGCAGTGGCTGGAGACCACGATCCAGGTGTTCGCCGGTGTCGTCATCTTCGCGCTGGCGATCTGGCTGTCCATTCTGGTGTTCACGACCCTGACGCTGCTGATCGGCGACCCGTTCTACGAGAAGATCGCCGAGGCCGTCGACGACGAGCTGGGCGGAGCGCCGGTCGTCGAACGCGGCATCTGGAAGGCGATCTCGATCTCGCTGCGCGACAACCTGCGCATGCTCGGCAAGTCGATCGTGATCGGCGTACTGCTGTTCGCGCTGGGCTTCGTCCCGGTCGTGGGCACCGTGCTGGCGATCATCATCGGGGCGCTGGTCGGGGGCTGGTTCCTCAGCGTCGAGCTGTCGGGCTACGCGTTCCAGCGGCGCGGTCACCGCTACCCGCAGTACCGCCGGATGCTGGGCCGCCGCCGGGGACTGGCGATCGGCCTGGGCACCTGCGTGTTCCTGCTGTTCCTGATCCCGCTGGGCGCGGTGCTGGTCATGCCCGCCGCCGTTGCCGGATCGACGCTGCTGGCCCGCGATGTGCTGGGCGAGAACGTACAGCGGCCCGCACAGCAGCCGACCCACGTGCCGCCGCCGTCGAACTTCTACCCTCCGCAGCGGTAG
- a CDS encoding allantoate amidohydrolase, translated as MWFEEMWRELAPIGRFDGTGGYRRFTYTPAELECRAWFTAQATSRGLSVETDRNGNLWAWWGDADAGGAIATGSHLDSVPDGGAFDGPLGIVSAFAAIDLLRQAGFTPGKPIAVAAFAEEEGARFGVACLGSRLLSGAITPEAARALTDDNGVTLADAMATIGADPDAIGRDERLLSRIDAYVELHIEQGRAQVDMDAPVAVAEAIWPHGRWRMDFTGRADHAGTTRLEDRADPMLTYANTVLAARKKARLAGAVATVGRIVCEPNGTNAIPSRVRAWLDARAPELAALEQVVTELEQATVERAGRDGTSVTVSRESYSPHVAFDVPLRDRLAGVLGGAPLLATGAGHDAGVLAASIPTAMLFVRNPTGVSHSPAENAEMPDCLAGADALATVLRELAA; from the coding sequence ATGTGGTTCGAGGAGATGTGGCGGGAGCTGGCGCCGATCGGCCGGTTCGACGGGACCGGCGGCTACCGGCGGTTCACGTACACCCCGGCGGAGCTGGAGTGCCGGGCGTGGTTCACCGCGCAGGCCACCAGCCGGGGGTTGAGCGTCGAGACCGATCGCAACGGCAACCTGTGGGCCTGGTGGGGTGACGCGGACGCCGGTGGGGCCATCGCGACCGGCAGCCATCTCGACTCGGTGCCCGACGGCGGGGCTTTCGACGGTCCGCTGGGGATCGTGAGCGCGTTCGCCGCCATCGATCTGTTGCGCCAGGCGGGTTTCACGCCGGGCAAGCCGATCGCGGTGGCGGCCTTCGCCGAGGAGGAGGGCGCCCGGTTCGGCGTCGCGTGCCTGGGCTCGCGGCTGCTGTCGGGGGCGATCACGCCGGAGGCGGCGCGGGCGCTGACCGACGACAACGGGGTGACGCTGGCCGACGCGATGGCCACGATCGGCGCCGACCCGGATGCGATCGGCCGCGACGAGCGGCTGCTGTCGCGCATCGACGCGTACGTGGAGCTGCACATCGAGCAGGGCCGGGCCCAGGTGGACATGGACGCGCCGGTCGCGGTGGCCGAGGCGATCTGGCCGCACGGGCGCTGGCGGATGGACTTCACCGGCCGCGCCGACCACGCCGGGACCACGAGGCTTGAGGACCGGGCCGACCCGATGCTGACCTACGCCAACACGGTGCTGGCCGCCCGTAAGAAGGCCCGGCTGGCCGGGGCGGTGGCCACTGTGGGCAGGATCGTGTGCGAACCCAACGGCACCAACGCGATCCCGTCGCGGGTGCGCGCCTGGCTGGACGCGCGCGCCCCCGAGCTGGCCGCGCTGGAGCAGGTCGTCACCGAACTGGAGCAGGCGACGGTGGAGCGGGCGGGCCGGGACGGCACCTCGGTGACGGTCAGCCGCGAGTCCTACAGCCCGCACGTGGCCTTCGACGTGCCGCTGCGCGACCGGCTGGCGGGCGTCCTGGGTGGCGCCCCGTTGCTGGCCACCGGCGCCGGGCACGACGCCGGGGTGCTGGCGGCGTCGATCCCCACGGCGATGCTGTTCGTGCGCAACCCGACCGGGGTGTCGCACTCCCCCGCCGAGAACGCCGAGATGCCGGACTGCCTGGCGGGGGCTGACGCCCTCGCCACCGTCCTGAGGGAGCTGGCCGCGTGA
- a CDS encoding formimidoylglutamate deiminase encodes MTGYLPQRSYFAERAWLSSTDGLVENVRIDVVAGMIESVVVGEAAPADAVRLPGFVMPGLVNAHSHAFHRALRGRTHGGGGDFWTWREQMYTVARRLDPDSYRALARAVYAEMALAGITTVCEFHYVHHGPDGVPYEDPAAMPQALAQAARETGMFLVYLDTCYLQSDVSGTPLSGPQRRFGDAGIEAWLERVEAVKLARPGPDALGVAIHSVRGCPPEAMRAVARWAREHDAPLHIHLSEQVKENEDCVAVHGLTPAGLCAETGVLGPETTAVHATHLTEADIRLLGDSGTIAGFCPTTERDLADGIGPAAALRAAGSPLSLGSDSHAVIDLFEEARAVELNERLATQRRGIHGAPALLAAATEGGAASAGLSRRAGRIAEGHYADFVAVDTSSVRLAGADDPVAAVVFAASACDVTHVVSGGEVIVEDGRHTMVDDVAGELASVVSALFAD; translated from the coding sequence ATGACCGGGTATCTGCCGCAGCGGTCGTACTTCGCCGAACGGGCCTGGCTGTCCAGTACCGACGGTCTCGTCGAGAACGTCAGGATCGACGTCGTCGCCGGGATGATCGAGTCGGTCGTCGTCGGTGAGGCGGCGCCCGCCGACGCGGTGCGGCTGCCGGGTTTCGTCATGCCGGGCCTGGTCAACGCGCATTCGCACGCGTTCCACCGGGCGCTGCGGGGCCGCACCCACGGTGGTGGCGGCGACTTCTGGACCTGGCGCGAGCAGATGTACACCGTGGCCCGGCGCCTGGATCCCGACAGTTATCGCGCGCTGGCGCGGGCGGTCTACGCCGAGATGGCGCTGGCCGGGATCACGACGGTGTGCGAGTTCCACTATGTCCACCACGGTCCCGACGGGGTGCCCTACGAGGACCCGGCCGCGATGCCCCAGGCGCTGGCGCAGGCGGCGCGCGAGACCGGGATGTTCCTGGTGTACCTGGACACCTGCTACCTCCAGTCCGATGTGTCCGGTACGCCGCTGTCGGGGCCGCAGCGGCGGTTCGGGGACGCCGGGATCGAGGCGTGGCTGGAGCGGGTCGAGGCCGTCAAGCTGGCCCGTCCGGGGCCGGACGCCCTCGGCGTCGCGATCCATTCGGTGCGGGGCTGCCCGCCCGAGGCGATGCGCGCGGTGGCCCGGTGGGCGCGGGAACACGACGCGCCGCTCCACATTCATCTGTCCGAACAGGTCAAGGAGAACGAGGACTGCGTGGCCGTCCACGGCCTCACCCCCGCCGGACTGTGCGCCGAGACCGGGGTGCTGGGCCCGGAGACCACCGCCGTGCATGCCACCCACCTGACCGAGGCCGACATCCGGCTCTTGGGCGATTCGGGGACCATCGCGGGTTTCTGTCCCACGACCGAACGCGACCTGGCCGACGGCATCGGACCGGCCGCCGCGCTGCGTGCCGCCGGGTCACCGCTGTCGCTGGGTTCGGATTCGCACGCCGTCATCGACCTGTTCGAGGAGGCCCGCGCGGTGGAGCTGAACGAGCGGCTGGCCACCCAGCGGCGCGGCATCCACGGCGCCCCGGCGCTGTTGGCCGCCGCCACCGAGGGCGGCGCCGCCAGCGCGGGCCTGTCGCGGCGCGCCGGGCGCATCGCCGAGGGCCACTACGCCGACTTCGTCGCCGTGGACACGTCCTCGGTGCGGCTGGCTGGTGCCGACGACCCCGTCGCGGCGGTGGTGTTCGCGGCCTCGGCCTGCGACGTCACGCACGTCGTGTCGGGCGGCGAGGTGATCGTCGAGGATGGACGGCACACGATGGTCGACGACGTCGCCGGTGAGCTGGCGTCCGTCGTCTCGGCGCTGTTCGCGGACTGA
- a CDS encoding MFS transporter — MPPASTSRLKKLLPDPGPARALTYATLVFSTGRGLFMTASVVFFHKSVGLTATQVGLGLTIAAVVGLFAGVPMGWLADKIGPRNISVTFGLLAAASLLGYFLVTSWLGFVLVASLVAFLQASQQASRGALIAGSVPPEQRVRTRAYLRAVTNVGWTIGAPLAGVALYYDTRPVYLGLIAVASALIGGGALLILRVPSLPPLPAAASESIVTALKDRPYLMLTALNAILTVHYAVFNVALPLWIVQRTEAPAWIMGALGVINTVMVIALQVRASRSSGTVTGAAKAQRTAGILLLGGCVLYALAAGRSMWFAVVILGLGVLVHVMGELLQASGSWGLSFDLAPAHAQGQYQGLYNTGFQIADIIAPAVLTTMLIGWGLPGWVLLGAVFALVGLAVPPVARWAQRSRPVTVEAVPVAAS; from the coding sequence ATGCCCCCAGCCTCGACCTCCCGCCTCAAGAAGCTGCTTCCCGACCCCGGACCCGCCCGCGCCCTCACCTACGCGACCCTCGTGTTCTCCACCGGGCGCGGACTGTTCATGACCGCCTCGGTCGTGTTCTTCCACAAGTCCGTCGGGCTGACGGCCACACAGGTCGGCCTGGGGTTGACGATCGCCGCGGTCGTCGGGCTGTTCGCCGGGGTGCCCATGGGGTGGCTGGCCGACAAGATCGGGCCGCGCAACATCTCCGTCACCTTCGGACTGCTGGCCGCCGCGAGCCTGCTGGGCTACTTCCTCGTCACCTCGTGGCTCGGCTTCGTCCTGGTCGCGAGCCTGGTGGCGTTCCTGCAAGCCTCGCAACAGGCCTCGCGCGGCGCGCTCATCGCCGGAAGCGTCCCGCCCGAACAGCGGGTGCGCACCCGCGCCTACCTGCGCGCGGTGACCAATGTGGGCTGGACGATCGGCGCGCCGCTGGCGGGCGTCGCGCTGTACTACGACACCCGGCCGGTCTACCTGGGACTCATCGCCGTGGCCTCGGCCCTGATCGGCGGCGGCGCCCTGCTCATCCTGCGGGTACCGTCACTGCCGCCGCTGCCCGCCGCCGCCTCGGAGTCGATCGTCACGGCGCTGAAGGACCGCCCGTACCTGATGCTGACCGCCCTCAACGCGATCCTCACCGTCCACTACGCCGTGTTCAACGTGGCGCTGCCACTGTGGATCGTGCAGCGCACTGAGGCCCCCGCCTGGATCATGGGCGCGCTGGGCGTCATCAACACGGTCATGGTGATCGCGCTTCAGGTGCGCGCCAGCCGAAGCAGCGGCACCGTCACCGGCGCCGCCAAGGCGCAGCGCACCGCCGGGATCCTGCTGCTGGGCGGCTGCGTCCTGTACGCGCTGGCGGCAGGACGGTCGATGTGGTTCGCGGTCGTGATCCTGGGCCTGGGCGTCCTGGTCCACGTGATGGGGGAGCTGTTGCAGGCGTCGGGAAGCTGGGGCCTGTCCTTCGATCTGGCCCCAGCCCACGCGCAGGGCCAGTACCAGGGGTTGTACAACACCGGATTCCAGATCGCCGACATCATCGCCCCCGCCGTGCTGACCACGATGCTCATCGGCTGGGGGCTGCCGGGCTGGGTCCTGTTGGGAGCCGTGTTCGCCCTCGTCGGGCTCGCCGTGCCGCCGGTCGCCCGGTGGGCGCAGCGCTCCCGGCCCGTGACGGTCGAGGCGGTTCCCGTTGCCGCGTCCTAG